TCGGTTCTGGCGGCCATCTACATTTGCTGCGTGCGATCACCGGCCCTGGCTGCAACTCCTACTTGGATTGGGCCTGATGGCTTGGGCGCTAGCGGCAACTGGAGCGTGTCGGGAAATTGGAGTCCGACCGGGGTGCCGGCCGCGGGTGATGATGCCACCATTGCGCTAGCCAACGGAAACAGCGTGACGGTCAGCTACGATTACACCGGTCCAGCCATCACGCTGAACTCTTTAACCCTGGCGGCTAATTCGACCAGCGGCGGCAGCATTGCGCTGTCGATGGCCGGAAATAGTTTGACCGCCAATAACGAAACATTAGCCAGCGGCGCTCCCAGCGATACCAATCCCACCGTCGGAGAAATTGACCAAAGCGGCGGCGCCAACACCATTCCCAGCGGCGGGTCGCTGTTTATAGGGCACGACTCAGCCGATACCGGCACGTACACGCTGAGCGGAAGCGCAGCACTGTCGGTTGGTCTTTTCGAATACGTGGGGTTCCACGGCACAGGAAGCTTTACCCAAAGTGGCGGCAGCAACAGCAGCACGAATTTGATCGTGGGAAATGCCGGCGGCAGCTTCGGAGGATTCGTTCTCACCGGCGGATCGGTCTCCACCGTTGTGGAATTCATTAGCCAGTCAGGAACGGGAACGCTGACTCAAAGCGCGGGAACGAATACCATCAGCGACAGGCTCTTCGTGGGTCATCAGGGATCGTTGGCCAACGGAACCATCAATTTGAGCGGCGGCGCCATTTCCTCGCCCGAGGAAGACATCGGCTGCGATTTGAATGGCGAAATGGTCCTGCTTCCCGGAGGGACCGGCACGGTGAACCAAAGCGGCGGGACGAACACGGTGAGCGGCCACATTTATCTCGGCGCCGATTCCGGAAGCCCCAGCAGCTATACCGTCAGTGGAACCGGCGTATTGACGGCCGAGGTCATCAATATTGGGTCGGTAGGAACGCTGAACCTTAGCGGCGGGACTATCAATATCAACGGGATCGCCCGCGATAGCGGAGGCACGTTTAGTTGGACCAGCGGCACGCTGGATTTCACTCAGGATACGATTTTGGATTTGGAGACGGACCTTTTGGGCGCTTCGCCCACGCTCAGCGGCAACCGAACCCTGGAAGTGACGGGCAACGAAACGTTGGGAGGCGCGCAGCCAATTACTTTGACGGTTAACAGCGGCGGAGCCCATACGGTGACTGGCACAATTACCGTCAATTCCGGCAGCTCACTTAAACTAAGCGGCGGAACGATTACGGTCGGCGGGCTGAATTTGGGCGCTACTCCATCGCGGCTGGATTGGACCAGCGGCACGCTGAATTTCACCAACAGTGTGACGTTTGATCCGGGAGCGACGGGCTCGCCCACGTCGGTTGCGTTTGGGCACGGATTTACTTTGTTTAACAGCATGACGCTAAATGTCACCGGCGACGAGACCGTAGGCGGCAACCAGTTCTTTTTGTTTGGCGTGAGCGGTGTCAACAATGTGACGAGCACGTTGACCGTTAGTTCGGTCGGAGAAATGACGGTCAGTGGCACAGTGACCGCCGCGGCGTTGCACAATTTGGGTCCATTGAATTTCGAGGCGGGATCGCTAACTGCCGGGAGCGTAACGCTGGACAGTGCCGGCCAAATCGCATTTGCCTTAAGCGGGACCGTTCGTGGCACGGGATACGGCACGCTGATCGCTACCGGCAATGCTACATTGGCGGGTTCCTTGATTGTTACTTCATTCAGCTTCACGCCGACCGCCGGAAATGTTTTTGATATTTTGGATTGGGGCACGCGCAACGGGAAGTTTTCCAGCATCAGCTTGCCGACACTGTCGTCCGGTTTGACGTGGAGCCTGCTGCGGTTGTACAGCAGCGGTCAGTTAGTGGTGGCCAATAGCACGCTGCTGCCGGGGGATTTCAATCGCGATAGCCATGTCGATGCCGCGGACATTCCCGTCATGGAGCAGGCGCTGACGAACCAGCCGGCGTATGAATTGTCGAAAGGCTTAACCGCCGCGCAGGTCCTGGCGATTGGCGATCTTGACGGCGACGGGAAATTCACCAACACCGATGTGCAATCGCTTCTGAATGCCCTGCAAGCAGGCGGCGGATCGACAAGCCCGGTGCCCGAGCCGGCGGCGTTCGACCTGTTGGCGGTTGGAATTCTCCTGTTTTTCCTGCGGCCGGTTGTGGGGATGGCAAGAAACTTGACATGGCCGCAGCGGGCGCGATAAATTGCTGGCACTGGGCAAGGCCTTTTGCCGAGAAGGTCCATCCGATGCGTCGTTCTTTTGCGCTGTGTCACTTCGCAGTTGCCGGGTTGCTTTTCGCGATGGCCGGGCAATCGGCCTGGGCCGATACCGCTCTTGTATTGCGCGATTATCGCTTCATACCGTCGGAAAGCACCGTCCAAGTTACCGGCGGCATTGCCGATTACTCGCTGCAGTTGCATATTGCCGGCCAGTTTGGCTTGTTCACAGGCTTAAATGAGACTATGAATCCGCTGCGGCTGGAGCCAGTCGCTGGGTTTGCTAATGTCCATGGAATTTTGTTCAATGACATGAGCGCTTCGCCCGTTCCGGTGGCGACGATCAGCGCCACGCCGCTGCCCACGCCCGGCTGGGATTTGGACAAAACGTTGAACCTCAGCGGCCTGACGGGCACGTTTACCGCGGGCGATCCGAACGACTTGTTCTTTTTCGGCGCTGATGGCAATGGCGTCGCGGAGCGATTTGAAGCTACGCTCGATGACGGCTGGCTGCATTTGACCGGCGGCACCACCGATCCGTCTTCGTCCAAGCCAGTCATTTATCGAGTCGATGCGCTGGCCCATTTGTTGCCTTTTCCAGATTTCAACGGGAACGGCGTAGTGGACTCTGCGGACATTGTGGCCATGCAGCAAGCCTTGGCGGCGCCAACGGCCTACGAAGCACAGCACGATATTTCGCCGCAAGATTTTCTTTCCCTGGGGGACGTGAATGGCGATGGCGTGGTCAACAACATGGATTTGCAATCGCTGCTCGATTATCTGAAATCGAGCGCTGCCACAGCTGCTTCGCCGGTGCCGGAGCCGGCTTCTTGGGAGATTGCCCTGGCTGCGGCAGCGGCCCTGGGAGCGATGTTTGCCCGGCGTCGAAAATAGCCGATTTTTTGAGGAATTGGGTGTCGTAAATTGCTGTGGCGTAGGTGGTTCCAAAGTCGCCGAGAGTCGAAAGACTGCCTGCCGATGGCGATTGCTTCTGGCCGCTGCTGGCCAATTCGCAGCTCCGGGCTCAGTTTGTCGCCGCTCCGATTTTTTTGAAATCGCTGAACAAAATGGTTGCATTCGCTGAGGGTGCAGTTAGAATCTAGACTTGAATTGAGATAAGGCGTTCTGGAATAGGGATCAGGCTGAGTCCGCCGTCCTTGGGGAAGGTACGCGGCGGGCAGAACGCATTTTGCGTTCTGATTGCGCGCGTGCCGGCAACTTGTTTTACGCATCATTGATCCCCTTGGCACACGGAGCGCGCTCATGTCTAGGCCCAACGTTTGGGTTCGGTTTGTCTATGTCGCGGCATTCTTTGCGGCTGCCCTGTTTTGTGTTTCTCGGTTAGGCGCCACCACGCTCACTTGGACGGGCTCGGTCGACACCAATTGGAGCACGGCAACTGCGCCCAGCAATTGGTCGACGGGGGTGCCGCCGGTCGTGGCTGATTCTATTGTGTTCGACGATAGCGGAGCGAACATTACGAACACCGACGATATTGTCGGCCTATCGGTCGCCAATCTTACGTTCAACGGCACGACCAATTCATATGTTTTGAATGGCGCCACTCCGCTGGCCCTGGCCGGCGGAGCAACCGCGCTGAGCGATAATTCCAGCGTCGGTCAAACCATCAATTTGCCGCTGAGCTTTGGCGGAGCGACAACAATCACTGGCGGACCGGGGGGCGCATCGGTGCTGGCAATCACGGGCCAGGTAAACAACACTCTCGCGTCTGGCAACGCTGTTTTGTCTCTTAGTGGAACGGGGACCATTACCGACAACTTCACCGCGACGGTTTCAACCACCGGCACAACCATTGGTGCGCCCGGCGGTACCGATAATTGGACGATTGTCGACAATGCCAGCAGCACGGCCATTACCTTGGCCACA
The DNA window shown above is from Pirellulales bacterium and carries:
- a CDS encoding dockerin type I domain-containing protein; its protein translation is SVLAAIYICCVRSPALAATPTWIGPDGLGASGNWSVSGNWSPTGVPAAGDDATIALANGNSVTVSYDYTGPAITLNSLTLAANSTSGGSIALSMAGNSLTANNETLASGAPSDTNPTVGEIDQSGGANTIPSGGSLFIGHDSADTGTYTLSGSAALSVGLFEYVGFHGTGSFTQSGGSNSSTNLIVGNAGGSFGGFVLTGGSVSTVVEFISQSGTGTLTQSAGTNTISDRLFVGHQGSLANGTINLSGGAISSPEEDIGCDLNGEMVLLPGGTGTVNQSGGTNTVSGHIYLGADSGSPSSYTVSGTGVLTAEVINIGSVGTLNLSGGTININGIARDSGGTFSWTSGTLDFTQDTILDLETDLLGASPTLSGNRTLEVTGNETLGGAQPITLTVNSGGAHTVTGTITVNSGSSLKLSGGTITVGGLNLGATPSRLDWTSGTLNFTNSVTFDPGATGSPTSVAFGHGFTLFNSMTLNVTGDETVGGNQFFLFGVSGVNNVTSTLTVSSVGEMTVSGTVTAAALHNLGPLNFEAGSLTAGSVTLDSAGQIAFALSGTVRGTGYGTLIATGNATLAGSLIVTSFSFTPTAGNVFDILDWGTRNGKFSSISLPTLSSGLTWSLLRLYSSGQLVVANSTLLPGDFNRDSHVDAADIPVMEQALTNQPAYELSKGLTAAQVLAIGDLDGDGKFTNTDVQSLLNALQAGGGSTSPVPEPAAFDLLAVGILLFFLRPVVGMARNLTWPQRAR
- a CDS encoding dockerin type I repeat-containing protein, which gives rise to MRRSFALCHFAVAGLLFAMAGQSAWADTALVLRDYRFIPSESTVQVTGGIADYSLQLHIAGQFGLFTGLNETMNPLRLEPVAGFANVHGILFNDMSASPVPVATISATPLPTPGWDLDKTLNLSGLTGTFTAGDPNDLFFFGADGNGVAERFEATLDDGWLHLTGGTTDPSSSKPVIYRVDALAHLLPFPDFNGNGVVDSADIVAMQQALAAPTAYEAQHDISPQDFLSLGDVNGDGVVNNMDLQSLLDYLKSSAATAASPVPEPASWEIALAAAAALGAMFARRRK